In Pseudomonas sp. MM213, a genomic segment contains:
- the exaC gene encoding acetaldehyde dehydrogenase ExaC: MRYAHPGTEGAIVSFKAKYGNYIGGEFVAPVKGQYFTNTSPVNGQPIAEFPRSTAEDIDKALDAAHAAADAWGATSAQARSLVLLKIADRIEQNLELLAITESWDNGKAVRETLNADIPLAADHFRYFAGCIRAQEGSAAEIDGNTVAYHIHEPLGVVGQIIPWNFPILMAAWKLAPALAAGNCVVLKPAEQTPLGITVLVELIGDLLPPGVLNIVQGFGKEAGEALATSKRIAKIAFTGSTPVGSHIMKCAAENIIPSTVELGGKSPNIFFEDIMKAEPSFIEKAAEGLVLAFFNQGEVCTCPSRALVQESIYDDFMKEVMKKVLSIKRGDPLDTDTMVGAQASEQQFDKILSYLEIAKGEGAELLTGGKVEKLEGSLATGYYIQPTLLKGTNKMRVFQEEIFGPVVSITTFKDEAEALAIANDTEFGLGAGLWTRDINRAYRMGRAIKAGRVWTNCYHLYPAHAAFGGYKKSGVGRETHKMMLDHYQQTKNLLVSYDINPLGFF, translated from the coding sequence ATGCGTTACGCTCACCCCGGTACTGAAGGCGCTATCGTTTCGTTCAAAGCCAAATACGGTAACTACATCGGCGGCGAGTTCGTCGCGCCTGTCAAAGGTCAGTACTTCACCAATACCTCGCCAGTGAATGGCCAACCGATTGCCGAATTCCCGCGCTCCACGGCCGAAGACATCGACAAAGCCCTGGACGCTGCCCACGCCGCTGCCGATGCCTGGGGCGCCACGTCCGCCCAGGCGCGCTCGCTGGTGCTGCTGAAAATCGCCGACCGCATCGAGCAGAACCTGGAACTGCTGGCGATCACCGAATCCTGGGACAACGGCAAAGCCGTTCGCGAAACCCTCAACGCCGACATCCCGCTGGCCGCCGACCACTTCCGTTACTTCGCCGGTTGCATCCGTGCGCAGGAAGGCAGCGCTGCCGAGATCGACGGCAACACCGTGGCCTATCACATCCATGAACCGCTGGGCGTGGTCGGGCAGATCATCCCGTGGAACTTCCCGATCCTGATGGCCGCGTGGAAACTCGCCCCGGCGCTGGCGGCGGGCAACTGCGTGGTGCTCAAGCCAGCAGAACAAACGCCGCTGGGCATTACCGTGCTGGTCGAGCTGATCGGCGACCTGCTGCCACCGGGCGTGCTCAACATTGTGCAAGGCTTCGGCAAAGAAGCCGGCGAAGCGCTCGCCACCAGCAAACGCATCGCCAAGATCGCCTTCACTGGCTCGACCCCGGTCGGCTCGCACATCATGAAGTGCGCCGCCGAAAACATCATCCCGTCCACCGTGGAGCTGGGTGGCAAATCGCCGAACATCTTCTTCGAAGACATCATGAAAGCCGAACCGTCCTTCATCGAGAAAGCCGCTGAAGGCCTGGTGCTGGCGTTCTTCAACCAGGGCGAAGTCTGCACCTGCCCGTCCCGCGCGCTGGTTCAGGAATCGATCTACGACGACTTCATGAAAGAGGTGATGAAAAAAGTCCTGTCGATCAAACGCGGTGACCCGCTGGACACCGACACCATGGTCGGCGCCCAGGCGTCCGAGCAGCAATTCGACAAAATCCTTTCGTACCTGGAAATCGCCAAGGGCGAAGGCGCCGAGCTGCTGACCGGCGGCAAGGTGGAAAAACTCGAGGGCAGTCTGGCGACGGGTTATTACATCCAGCCAACCCTGCTCAAGGGCACCAACAAAATGCGTGTGTTCCAGGAAGAAATCTTTGGCCCGGTGGTGAGCATCACCACGTTCAAGGACGAAGCCGAAGCCCTGGCCATCGCCAACGACACCGAGTTCGGTCTCGGCGCCGGCCTCTGGACCCGCGACATCAACCGCGCCTATCGCATGGGCCGCGCCATCAAGGCCGGTCGCGTGTGGACCAACTGCTATCACCTGTACCCGGCGCACGCCGCGTTCGGTGGCTACAAAAAGTCCGGCGTCGGTCGTGAAACCCACAAAATGATGCTCGATCACTATCAGCAGACCAAAAACCTGCTGGTGAGCTACGACATCAATCCGTTGGGCTTCTTCTAA
- the eat gene encoding ethanolamine permease — MTSSTQLKPTLGTLHLWGIAVGLVISGEYFGWSYGWGTAGTLGFLVTALMVATMYTCFIFSFTELTTAIPHAGGPFAYSRRAFGEKGGLIAGIATLIEFVFAPPAIAMAIGAYLNVQYPELDPKIAAVGAYFVFMTLNILGVSIAATFELVVTVLAVAELLVFMGVVAPGFSFSNFVLNGWSGSNEFTIASIPGIFAAIPFAIWFFLAIEGAAMAAEEAKDPKRTIPKAYVSGILTLVFLAIGVMVMAGGVGDWRQLSNINDPLPQAMKAVVGNNSTWMHMLVWIGLFGLVASFHGIILGYSRQFFALARAGYLPRSLAKLSRFQTPHRAILAGGVIGIAAIYSDGLVNLQGMTLTAAMITMSVFGAIVMYIISMLSLFKLRKTEPNLERSFRAPGYPIVPGIALFLAVVCLVAMAWFNPLIGCVFLGFMAAGYLYFQLTAKQRFDAPADAMLEGA, encoded by the coding sequence ATGACTTCTTCCACACAGCTCAAACCCACACTCGGCACCCTGCACTTATGGGGCATTGCCGTCGGCCTAGTGATTTCCGGCGAGTACTTCGGCTGGAGTTACGGCTGGGGCACCGCAGGCACTCTGGGTTTCCTCGTCACCGCCCTGATGGTGGCGACGATGTACACCTGTTTCATCTTCAGTTTCACCGAACTGACTACCGCCATTCCCCACGCTGGCGGGCCCTTTGCCTACAGCCGACGGGCCTTCGGCGAGAAAGGCGGCTTGATTGCCGGCATTGCCACGCTGATTGAATTCGTCTTTGCGCCGCCGGCCATTGCCATGGCCATTGGCGCTTATCTGAACGTTCAATACCCGGAACTTGACCCCAAGATTGCCGCCGTTGGCGCCTATTTCGTGTTCATGACGCTCAACATCCTCGGCGTCAGCATCGCCGCCACGTTTGAACTGGTGGTGACCGTGCTGGCCGTCGCCGAGTTGCTGGTGTTCATGGGCGTGGTCGCGCCGGGCTTCAGTTTCAGCAATTTCGTGCTCAACGGCTGGTCGGGTTCGAACGAGTTCACCATTGCCTCAATCCCCGGCATCTTTGCGGCGATCCCGTTCGCGATCTGGTTTTTCCTCGCGATTGAAGGTGCGGCGATGGCGGCTGAAGAAGCCAAGGACCCGAAACGCACGATTCCCAAGGCGTACGTCAGCGGCATTCTGACGTTGGTGTTCCTCGCGATCGGCGTGATGGTGATGGCCGGCGGCGTGGGCGACTGGCGTCAATTGTCGAACATCAACGACCCGCTGCCTCAGGCGATGAAAGCCGTGGTCGGCAACAATTCGACCTGGATGCACATGCTGGTCTGGATCGGCCTGTTCGGGCTGGTGGCGAGTTTCCACGGGATCATTCTCGGTTACTCGCGTCAGTTCTTCGCCCTGGCCCGGGCCGGCTACCTGCCACGTTCGCTGGCCAAACTGTCACGTTTCCAGACCCCGCACCGAGCCATTCTGGCCGGCGGCGTGATCGGCATCGCGGCAATCTACAGCGACGGCCTGGTCAACCTGCAAGGCATGACGCTGACGGCAGCGATGATCACCATGTCGGTATTCGGTGCCATCGTGATGTACATCATCAGTATGCTGAGCCTGTTCAAGCTGCGTAAGACCGAGCCGAACCTGGAACGCAGCTTCCGCGCGCCGGGTTACCCGATCGTGCCGGGGATTGCGCTGTTTCTGGCCGTGGTGTGCCTGGTGGCGATGGCGTGGTTCAACCCGCTGATCGGCTGTGTGTTCCTCGGTTTCATGGCGGCCGGGTATTTGTATTTCCAACTGACCGCCAAGCAGCGCTTCGATGCGCCGGCGGATGCGATGCTCGAAGGCGCCTGA
- a CDS encoding DedA family protein translates to MDFNPLDLILHLDVYLDLLVNNYGPWIYAILFLVIFCETGLVVMPFLPGDSLLFIAGAVAAGGGMDPVLLGGLLMLAAILGDSTNYIIGRTVGERLFSNPNSKIFRRDYLQQTHDFYDKHGGKTVTLARFLPIIRTFAPFVAGVAKMPYPRFFFFSVLGTILWVGGLVTLGYFFGNVPFIKKNLSLLVVGIILLSLVPMIIGVIRSRFGSAASKAEPH, encoded by the coding sequence ATGGATTTCAACCCGCTCGACCTTATCCTGCATCTCGATGTTTACCTCGACTTGCTGGTAAACAACTACGGGCCATGGATCTACGCCATCCTGTTTCTGGTGATCTTCTGCGAGACCGGCCTGGTGGTGATGCCTTTCCTGCCGGGCGATTCCCTTCTTTTCATCGCCGGTGCCGTGGCGGCCGGTGGCGGCATGGACCCGGTATTGCTCGGTGGCCTGCTGATGCTGGCGGCGATCCTCGGGGACAGCACCAACTACATCATCGGACGAACGGTGGGCGAGCGACTGTTCAGCAACCCGAACTCGAAAATTTTCCGCCGCGATTACCTGCAACAAACCCACGACTTCTATGACAAGCACGGCGGCAAAACCGTGACCCTGGCGCGCTTCCTGCCGATCATTCGCACCTTTGCACCGTTCGTCGCCGGCGTGGCGAAAATGCCTTACCCGCGTTTCTTCTTTTTCAGCGTCCTCGGCACCATCCTCTGGGTTGGCGGTTTGGTGACCCTCGGTTACTTCTTCGGCAACGTGCCGTTCATCAAGAAAAACCTCTCGCTGCTGGTAGTGGGCATCATTCTGCTGTCACTGGTGCCGATGATCATCGGCGTGATTCGCAGCCGCTTCGGCAGCGCCGCGTCCAAAGCCGAACCACACTGA
- the eutC gene encoding ethanolamine ammonia-lyase subunit EutC, whose amino-acid sequence MDKPPVDSENPLLELRRLTPARIALGRTGTSMPTSAQLDFQYAHAQARDAVHLPFDHAGLSAQLAECGYESVLLHSAATNRDSYLQRPDLGRKLSDESAQILRNHASAYPGGVDLVIVVADGLSALAVHRHTVPFLSRMREQIEVDGWTVSPVILVEQGRVAISDEIGELLGAKMVVILIGERPGLSSPDSLGLYFTYNPKVGLTDAYRNCISNVRLEGLSYGMAAHRLLYLMREACRRQLSGVNLKDEAQLQTLESDAGADMKGNFLLSLPDA is encoded by the coding sequence ATGGATAAACCGCCTGTTGATTCAGAAAATCCGTTGCTGGAACTGCGGCGCCTGACCCCGGCACGGATTGCCCTGGGCCGCACCGGCACCAGCATGCCGACCAGCGCACAGCTTGATTTTCAGTACGCCCACGCCCAGGCTCGGGACGCGGTGCACCTGCCCTTCGACCATGCCGGGCTCAGCGCGCAATTGGCTGAATGCGGATACGAAAGTGTGCTCCTGCACAGCGCCGCCACCAACCGCGACAGTTATTTGCAGCGCCCTGACTTGGGGCGGAAATTGAGCGATGAGTCCGCGCAAATCCTGCGCAACCATGCTTCAGCCTATCCCGGCGGCGTCGATCTGGTGATTGTCGTGGCCGATGGTTTGTCGGCACTGGCTGTGCACCGCCACACCGTGCCCTTCCTTTCGCGCATGCGAGAGCAGATCGAAGTCGATGGCTGGACGGTTTCACCGGTGATTCTGGTCGAACAAGGCCGGGTCGCGATAAGCGACGAAATCGGCGAGTTGCTGGGCGCAAAAATGGTGGTGATTCTGATTGGCGAACGCCCTGGCCTCAGCTCGCCAGACAGTCTGGGATTATATTTCACCTACAATCCAAAGGTCGGCCTGACGGATGCTTACCGCAACTGCATCTCCAATGTGCGACTGGAAGGCTTGAGTTATGGCATGGCGGCACACCGATTGCTGTATTTGATGCGCGAAGCCTGTCGGCGACAGTTGTCGGGGGTCAACCTGAAGGACGAAGCGCAGCTTCAGACGCTGGAGTCGGACGCAGGTGCAGACATGAAAGGTAATTTCCTACTGAGCCTGCCGGATGCCTGA
- the ppa gene encoding inorganic diphosphatase, which translates to MSYSKIPAGKDLPNDIYVAIEIPANHAPIKYEIDKDSDCLFVDRFMATPMFYPANYGYIPNTLADDGDPLDVLVVTPYPVAPGSVIRARPVGILNMTDDGGGDAKVIAVPHDKLSQLYVDVKEYTDLPALLIQQIEHFFANYKDLEKGKWVKIEGWAGADAAREAITKSVAAYKG; encoded by the coding sequence ATGAGCTACAGCAAGATTCCGGCTGGCAAAGACCTGCCGAACGACATCTACGTCGCTATCGAGATTCCGGCCAACCACGCGCCGATCAAATACGAAATCGACAAAGACAGCGATTGCCTGTTCGTTGACCGTTTCATGGCCACCCCGATGTTCTACCCGGCCAACTACGGTTACATCCCGAACACCCTGGCTGACGACGGTGATCCCCTCGACGTGCTGGTCGTGACCCCTTACCCGGTTGCTCCAGGCTCCGTGATCCGCGCTCGTCCGGTCGGCATCCTGAACATGACCGACGACGGCGGCGGCGATGCCAAAGTCATCGCAGTCCCACACGACAAGCTGTCCCAGCTGTACGTCGACGTGAAGGAATACACCGACCTGCCAGCCCTGCTGATTCAGCAGATCGAGCACTTCTTCGCGAACTACAAAGATCTCGAAAAAGGCAAATGGGTGAAAATCGAAGGCTGGGCCGGTGCAGACGCCGCCCGCGAAGCGATCACCAAGTCGGTTGCTGCCTATAAAGGCTGA
- a CDS encoding GNAT family N-acetyltransferase — MRIIQATLEHLDLLTPLFVKYREFYGSLPYPDSSRAFLEKRLRRKESVIYLALADDDDKKLMGFCQLYPSFSSLSLKRVWILNDIYVAEDARRQLVADNLMRTAKKMAKETNAVRMRVSTSSDNKIAQKTYESIGFKEDTEFKNYVLPISDEL, encoded by the coding sequence ATGCGGATTATTCAAGCGACCCTTGAACACCTGGACCTGCTGACCCCGTTGTTCGTCAAATATCGCGAGTTTTATGGTTCCCTGCCGTATCCGGACTCGTCCCGGGCGTTCCTCGAGAAACGCCTGCGTCGCAAGGAATCGGTGATCTACCTGGCCCTGGCCGATGACGACGACAAGAAGCTGATGGGTTTCTGTCAGCTGTACCCGAGCTTTTCGTCGCTTTCACTTAAACGCGTGTGGATCCTCAACGACATTTATGTCGCCGAAGACGCCCGCCGGCAGTTAGTGGCTGACAACCTGATGCGCACCGCGAAAAAAATGGCCAAGGAAACCAATGCCGTGCGCATGCGCGTTTCCACCAGCAGCGACAACAAAATCGCACAGAAAACCTACGAATCCATCGGATTCAAGGAAGACACAGAGTTCAAAAACTACGTGTTGCCGATCAGCGACGAGCTTTGA
- a CDS encoding ethanolamine ammonia-lyase subunit EutB, producing MATFAHSIGAQTYRFASLKEVMAKASPARSGDFLAGVAALNDGERVAAQMALADIPLTHFLQEVLIPYEADEVTRLIIDTHDKQAFAVVSHLTVGGFRDWLLSDAADEQSLRALAPGLTPEMAAAVSKIMRVQDLVLVAQKIRVITHFRGTMGLRGRLSTRLQPNHPTDEPAGIAASILDGLLYGNGDAMIGINPATDSIASICAMLEMLDAIIQRYEIPTQACVLTHVTTSIEAINRGVPLDLVFQSIAGTEAANASFGINLNVLQEGYDAGLSLNRGTLGQNLMYFETGQGSALSANAHHGIDQQTCETRAYAVARHFKPFLVNTVVGFIGPEYLYNGKQIIRAGLEDHFCGKLLGVPMGCDICYTNHAEADQDDMDTLLTLLGVAGINFIMGIPGSDDIMLNYQTTSFHDALYARQTLGLKPAPEFEQWLAKMGIFTQADGKIHFGERLPTAFRQAMGQLG from the coding sequence GTGGCCACATTTGCCCATTCCATCGGCGCCCAGACCTACCGCTTTGCCAGCCTCAAAGAGGTCATGGCCAAGGCCAGCCCGGCGCGTTCCGGGGATTTCCTGGCCGGCGTCGCCGCCCTTAACGATGGCGAGCGCGTCGCCGCGCAAATGGCCCTGGCTGATATCCCGTTGACTCACTTCCTGCAGGAAGTGCTGATTCCTTACGAGGCCGATGAAGTCACCCGACTGATCATCGACACTCACGACAAACAAGCCTTCGCCGTGGTCAGCCATCTCACCGTTGGCGGGTTTCGCGACTGGCTGCTCAGCGATGCCGCCGACGAACAGAGCCTGCGCGCCCTCGCCCCGGGCCTGACGCCGGAAATGGCCGCGGCCGTGTCAAAAATCATGCGCGTGCAGGACCTGGTGCTGGTCGCGCAGAAAATCCGCGTGATCACGCACTTTCGCGGCACCATGGGCCTGCGGGGACGCTTATCCACCCGCCTGCAACCCAACCACCCCACCGACGAACCGGCCGGTATCGCCGCGAGCATTCTCGACGGCCTGCTGTACGGCAACGGCGACGCGATGATCGGCATCAACCCGGCCACCGACAGCATTGCCTCGATTTGCGCGATGCTGGAAATGCTCGACGCGATCATCCAGCGCTACGAAATTCCTACACAAGCCTGCGTGCTGACCCACGTCACCACGTCCATCGAAGCGATCAATCGCGGCGTTCCGCTGGACCTGGTGTTCCAGTCGATCGCCGGCACCGAAGCGGCCAATGCCAGCTTCGGCATCAACCTGAACGTGTTGCAGGAAGGTTACGACGCCGGTTTGAGCCTGAATCGCGGCACGCTTGGGCAAAACCTGATGTATTTCGAGACCGGCCAGGGCAGCGCCCTGTCGGCCAACGCCCACCACGGCATCGATCAACAAACCTGCGAAACCCGCGCCTACGCGGTTGCCCGACATTTCAAACCGTTTTTGGTGAACACCGTCGTAGGATTTATCGGCCCGGAATACCTCTACAACGGCAAACAGATCATCCGTGCAGGCCTGGAAGACCACTTCTGCGGCAAATTGCTGGGCGTGCCGATGGGCTGCGACATCTGTTACACCAACCACGCCGAAGCCGACCAGGACGACATGGACACCCTGCTGACCCTGCTCGGCGTGGCCGGGATCAACTTCATCATGGGCATCCCCGGTTCCGACGACATCATGCTCAACTACCAGACCACTTCGTTCCACGACGCGCTCTACGCCCGACAAACCCTGGGCTTGAAACCGGCGCCGGAGTTCGAACAGTGGCTGGCCAAGATGGGCATTTTCACTCAGGCCGATGGCAAGATTCATTTCGGCGAGCGCCTGCCGACAGCCTTCCGCCAGGCGATGGGGCAACTGGGATGA
- a CDS encoding zinc-dependent peptidase → MWSLSAWRRRRILARHPIADDMWQRVRHHLSFLDGISAAEDQWLREACVLFLDDKHLTALPGVELHQEQRLLLAAQAQLPLLKLGDLNWYQGFHEIVLYPDDFLSPQRHRDASGVEHEWDGEHSGEAWQQGPIILAWPGVMASGGWEGYNLVIHELAHKLDMLNGDANGLPPLHADMRVSDWAKVMQEAYDDLDGQLERNPDAETAIDPYAAENPAEFFAVTSEYFFSAPDLLHEAYPQVYEQLRLFYRQDPLARLRQLLAENPVYQAHD, encoded by the coding sequence ATGTGGTCGCTCAGCGCCTGGCGTCGCCGGCGCATCCTGGCCAGGCACCCGATTGCCGACGATATGTGGCAGCGGGTGCGCCATCACCTGAGCTTTCTCGACGGCATCAGCGCGGCTGAAGACCAGTGGTTGCGCGAAGCCTGCGTACTGTTTCTCGACGACAAACACCTGACCGCCCTGCCCGGCGTCGAACTCCATCAGGAGCAGCGTTTGCTGCTCGCCGCCCAGGCGCAATTACCGTTGCTGAAGCTGGGCGATCTGAACTGGTATCAGGGTTTTCACGAAATCGTCCTCTACCCCGACGACTTCCTCAGCCCGCAGCGCCATCGCGACGCCAGTGGCGTTGAACACGAGTGGGACGGCGAACACAGCGGCGAAGCCTGGCAGCAAGGCCCCATCATCCTGGCCTGGCCCGGCGTGATGGCCAGTGGTGGCTGGGAAGGCTACAACCTGGTGATCCACGAACTCGCGCACAAGCTCGACATGCTCAACGGCGACGCCAACGGCCTGCCGCCGCTGCACGCCGACATGCGCGTCAGCGACTGGGCCAAGGTCATGCAAGAGGCCTACGACGACCTCGACGGGCAACTGGAGCGTAACCCGGACGCCGAAACTGCCATCGACCCCTACGCCGCGGAAAATCCCGCCGAGTTCTTCGCCGTCACCAGCGAATACTTCTTCAGCGCCCCGGATTTGCTGCATGAGGCTTATCCACAGGTGTATGAGCAGTTGAGGCTGTTTTACCGGCAGGATCCACTGGCGCGTCTGCGGCAACTTCTGGCCGAGAACCCTGTCTATCAGGCACACGACTAA
- a CDS encoding YfaP family protein — MKLRYPQVFLFLCSVCVLPTVFAAESAVKLDTPVGGWRTGAAEGEGENFRQTVNYPASSVNTPVGQANTARITGQIKATPKSTEPGRLIVNGVSMPLKIDPAGRFDRPFSFPNGSNSVEVRSPDGQQRHRTQFLNASGGATPAKLRVLLAWDSDGTDLDLHLITPDGAHIWYGDRVAPNGAALDVDVTTGYGPEIFAMPAPIKGQYLVYVNYFGGGYRSDEDGQEDAVQPLTTAQVTVITEEGTPNEKMETFLVPMRAVGELTLVKGFSYP; from the coding sequence ATGAAACTCCGTTATCCACAGGTCTTCCTGTTCCTTTGTTCTGTTTGCGTATTGCCGACGGTTTTTGCGGCTGAAAGCGCCGTCAAACTCGACACCCCCGTCGGCGGCTGGCGCACGGGCGCGGCCGAGGGCGAAGGCGAAAACTTCCGCCAGACCGTCAACTACCCGGCCTCCTCAGTGAACACGCCAGTGGGCCAGGCCAACACCGCACGCATCACCGGCCAGATCAAAGCCACCCCCAAGTCCACTGAACCGGGCCGGTTGATCGTCAACGGCGTCAGCATGCCGCTGAAGATCGATCCCGCTGGCCGCTTTGACCGACCGTTCTCCTTCCCCAACGGCAGCAACAGCGTTGAAGTGCGCAGCCCCGATGGCCAACAACGCCATCGCACACAGTTCCTCAACGCCAGCGGCGGTGCGACACCGGCGAAATTGCGGGTGTTGCTGGCCTGGGACAGCGACGGCACGGATCTGGACTTGCACCTCATCACGCCCGATGGTGCGCATATCTGGTATGGCGATCGTGTTGCGCCTAATGGCGCGGCGCTGGATGTGGACGTGACGACGGGGTATGGGCCGGAAATCTTCGCCATGCCGGCGCCGATCAAAGGGCAGTATCTCGTTTACGTGAACTATTTTGGGGGCGGGTATCGGAGTGATGAAGACGGGCAGGAGGATGCGGTTCAGCCGCTGACTACGGCGCAGGTGACCGTAATTACGGAAGAGGGGACGCCGAACGAGAAGATGGAGACTTTTCTGGTGCCGATGCGGGCGGTGGGGGAGTTGACGTTGGTTAAGGGGTTTAGTTATCCGTGA
- a CDS encoding S24 family peptidase — MEAVARKLSVNSEWLKYLEGPKDAKHLRLVSDTGNTFDAQALRGIYTVIEPTDVELHFYKEAPIAPGSSKTHVIEDTSHPIRLPRSHLDSLEINHADAICAYMIGNSMAEKIEDGSTIAIDRGLTQIVDGEIYAIEHDGMLRIKYLHRMPGNGLRMRSHNSAEYPDETFRAAQIEEQNIRVLGWVFWWSTLNKRRPPIPFL, encoded by the coding sequence ATGGAAGCCGTCGCCAGAAAACTCTCGGTCAACAGCGAGTGGCTCAAATATCTCGAAGGCCCGAAAGACGCCAAACACCTGCGTCTGGTCAGCGACACCGGCAACACCTTCGACGCCCAGGCCCTCCGCGGCATCTACACCGTCATCGAACCCACTGATGTCGAATTGCACTTTTACAAAGAAGCGCCCATCGCTCCCGGCTCCAGCAAAACCCACGTGATCGAGGACACCAGCCACCCCATCCGCCTACCCCGCAGCCACCTCGACTCCCTGGAAATCAACCATGCGGATGCCATCTGCGCCTACATGATCGGCAACAGCATGGCCGAGAAAATTGAAGACGGCTCAACCATCGCCATCGATCGCGGCCTGACCCAGATTGTCGATGGAGAAATTTATGCGATCGAACACGACGGGATGCTGCGCATCAAGTACCTGCACCGAATGCCGGGCAATGGATTGCGAATGCGCAGCCACAACAGCGCCGAGTACCCGGATGAAACTTTCAGGGCCGCGCAAATAGAAGAGCAGAACATCCGGGTGTTGGGTTGGGTGTTTTGGTGGTCGACGCTGAACAAGCGTCGACCGCCCATTCCGTTCCTGTAA
- a CDS encoding PDDEXK nuclease domain-containing protein: MSDTPVSLSTPPEGYGDWLADLKVRIHYAQQRATLAVNRELVLLYWQLGHEILSRQAQQGWGAKVIDQLAQDLRAAFPDMKGFSPRNLKYMRAFAEAWPDEKFVQEVLAQLPWYHQLALLEKLSSQESRYWYAVQAIEHNWSRNILVMQIETCLLERSGKAVSNFECQLPKPQSDLARESLKDPYRFDFLGLTLDAQEREIENALVKHVTDFLLELGAGFAFVGKQVLLDVGGDEFFVDLLFYHLKLRCYVVIELKAGKFKPEHLGQLGFYLTAVDAQLKHPQDGPTIGLLLCKSKNKVVAEYALRDNARPIGVAEYLLVESLPAELKTSLPSIEQIERVLATEGSSFEDDAQ; this comes from the coding sequence ATGAGCGACACCCCTGTCAGCCTGAGCACGCCACCCGAAGGTTATGGCGATTGGCTGGCCGACCTCAAAGTCCGAATCCATTACGCCCAACAGCGCGCCACTCTAGCGGTGAACCGCGAACTGGTGCTGCTCTACTGGCAGCTCGGTCACGAAATTTTGTCCCGGCAAGCACAGCAGGGTTGGGGGGCCAAGGTGATCGACCAACTGGCTCAGGATTTGCGCGCAGCCTTTCCTGATATGAAGGGGTTTTCTCCACGCAACCTCAAATACATGCGCGCCTTTGCAGAAGCGTGGCCGGACGAAAAATTTGTGCAAGAGGTGCTTGCACAATTGCCTTGGTATCACCAGTTAGCGCTGCTGGAAAAACTGTCTAGCCAGGAAAGCCGCTACTGGTATGCCGTGCAGGCCATCGAGCACAACTGGTCGCGCAATATTCTGGTGATGCAGATCGAGACGTGTCTGCTGGAGCGCAGCGGCAAGGCAGTCAGTAATTTCGAGTGCCAGTTGCCCAAACCGCAATCCGACCTTGCGCGCGAATCACTGAAAGACCCTTACCGTTTCGATTTCCTCGGCCTGACTCTTGATGCCCAAGAGCGCGAGATCGAAAACGCTCTGGTTAAGCATGTCACCGACTTCTTGCTGGAACTGGGTGCAGGCTTTGCCTTCGTCGGCAAGCAAGTGCTGCTGGATGTAGGTGGTGACGAATTTTTCGTCGACTTGCTGTTTTATCACCTCAAGCTACGTTGCTATGTCGTCATTGAACTCAAGGCTGGCAAGTTCAAGCCCGAACATCTGGGTCAGCTTGGATTTTACCTCACCGCAGTGGATGCTCAACTCAAGCACCCGCAGGACGGCCCAACCATCGGCCTTCTACTATGCAAGAGCAAGAATAAGGTAGTGGCCGAATACGCCCTGCGTGATAACGCCCGTCCCATCGGCGTGGCCGAGTACCTGTTAGTGGAGTCCTTGCCAGCAGAGTTGAAAACCAGCCTGCCCAGCATTGAACAAATTGAGCGCGTACTAGCAACTGAAGGCTCATCCTTCGAGGACGATGCGCAATGA